TGGACATTCAAAGTCAACCTTTGGATGTTGCTTTCAAGGTTAGGATCATCGGTGTCAGTGGTGAGTGTTGGTCGGAAGATGAAACTTCCCAGGTTCAGTGCTCTAACATTTACCCATGCGTAGGGATCTCCCACAATCACATCACCCAAGGTCCAGGTAATGGTCCGGGTAGCAGGATCGTAGGTTACTGTGCCCTGGTCCACCTTTACATCCACAAATTCCACACCATCAGGCAGTGGTAATGTGAATACCACGTTTTCTGCTGTGTTCGGTCCTCTATTACCCAATTTAAAGGTAATAGTGAATATTTCACCCACATGAGGGTTACTTTTACTGGACCAGCTGTTGATGTACAGATCAGCCTTAGGAGATAGAGTATTAACTGTGATACTGGCTGTTGCAGTCTGTGTTTCCTGGTTCAGTTCATCCTGAGTTTCGGTAACTGTGTTGGTGAGGGTGGTCCCGGCCATTGCAGCGGTAACTAATCCACTGATGGTTAGGGTTGCACTGTCACCATTATTGAGCGTTCCCACACTCCAGGTTTTGGTAGCTGAATCCCATGATCCCACAGAAGGAGTCACAGTCCAACCGGAAGGAACATCCACATCAGTAACTGCCACGTTATGAGCAGCATCAGGCCCATTGTTATGCAGAGAAACGGTAAAAGTACCAGTATCCCCCACATTCAAAGGACCATTACCAGTCTTAGTGATGGTCACATTGGCACACGGATCATTTTCAACCTCCACGTTAAGGGTTAGGGTTTCATCATCCAGAGTGGCAGATAGGTTGGCAAGGCCGGATTCGGTTCCAGTTAGTGTAGCGGTAGCCACACCATTCACTGTTGGCTTATCCACAGTTTGACTGCCCACCTGACCAAGGTCAGTGGTGAAAGTCACCAGTGTTCCATCGGGTAAATGCCCAATTGCTGGATCGAAAGGTGTCACCGGATTTTCTCCATCCCAGGCATTGTTGAAGTTAGCAGTTAGGGTTGAAGTATCACCCTGCTGGATAGTGGTTGGATCAGCCTGGAAGGTCATGTATAACCATGGCCAGAGATCTACACTACCAAAGTAACTGGTTATGGCATCATAATTGGATCCCCACCAGTTGTACTCGGCATTTACAGTCCCGTATTGTGAGTCGAGGGAATGGTAGATGGCTTTAGGGGAATTACCCACTATGCGGTTGAAGTTCATGGTCACCACACTATCACTGGTGTAGATTCCTCCACCGTATACATTACTAACGGCAGTTGCAGTGTTGTGATTGATGTTGCTGTTGGTTACTGTTAAACTGCCACCCCAGGTGTAGATTCCTCCACCGAAACTATCTGTACTGAGGGCATTTGCGGTGTTGTAATTGATTTTACTGTTATCGATGGTCACTGCACCATAATGGTTGAAAATGGCCCCTCCGCGTGCTCCGTTAACGCCACCCCCAGTTGCGGTGTTTCGTAGTAATTCTGTGTTGTCAAGAACCACTTCCCGGTCGATGTTGTAGATTCCACCACCAAACATGGCAGTGTTGTCATTGATGGCCGAGTTTTGAATGTTTAAAGTACCATCATTTGAGATTCCACCACCGTAACTAGTAGCAGTGTTGTGGGTTATGTCAGTTTCCGTGACCGTCAAAGTACCACCCCTGTGGTCGATTCCACCACCCTGGATAGATGCAATGTTACCAGTGATAGTTGAATCAGAGATACTAGTGGTTCCAGAACTCCAGATTCCAGCACCAACAATCGCATTATTTTCCTGGATAGTGGACCCGGTGATGGTTAGAGTACTCTGGTAATTGCAGATCCCACCACCATTAGTGGCGGTGTTGCCTTTGATTGTTGAGTCAGTGATGGTCATAGTGGCGGTGTTGTAACCATAGCCAGCAAGGTAGTAAATTCCACCACCATTTGCAGTAGAAGTACTGTAGATAGCGTTATCCTGGATGGTGCAACCATTTATGGCCACTGTATTATGATAACCCCCGATACTGATTCCACCACCTTTGGCATCTCCTCCGTTAACCCGGTTGGAACTTACACTCCCACCATTGATGTTCATGTTGGCTCCAGAGTTGTAGATTCCACCACCTTCAGCGGAATATCCAGATTGTCCTGTCACTGTGTTTTGGTTGATGTTACTGTTGGTTAAGGTTAAACTACCATTATTAAGGTAGATTCCACCACCGTAACTTGAGGTATTGCTGGCTTCGGCGAGGTTTTGATTGATGTTACTGTTACTGATTTCCATGTTACCATAGAAGTTGTAGATGCCTCCACCTACAGCGTAGTATCCACGTGCTATGTTACCTTCCATGTTTGTGTTATCCATAATTAAGGTCCCGTAGTTGTAGATACCACCACCATATGCGTCATCTGGGTAGGTGCTCCAGGCTGTATTCCCTTTTATGGTGCTGTTAATAATGGTAAGTGTGTCTTCGTTGTATATTCCACCACCCTGAGCTTCATCAGAAGAACTCATAGCGTTATTATTCTGTACGGTGCTGTCTTCAATAGTCATGGCGCCCCAGTTATTGATTCCTCCACCATAGGCATAGTAACCAGTAGCATAGTTGTATTCAACCGTACTACCTTTAATGGTCATGATCCCAGCGTTGTAGATTCCTCCTCCGTAACTGGATCCATAAAAAGTGGTTGGGTTGGCTTGATTGGTCTTTACTGTGCAGTTGTTGAGGGTTAGATTACCATTGTTGTAGATTCCACCCCCATAGACATAATCACCGGTTACTCTTCCGTTTTGTATGGTGAAGTAACTCATGGTTACAGTGACCCCGCCATTAATGGTTACCGGTCGTCCGTTACTGGTTCCATCAATGATGGTCCCGGTTTGACTGGCACCTATCAGGTTAACATTCTTACCGATTGTAAGGTGTTCCTGATATGTTCCATCAGCCACATTTACTGTACCATCAGGGTTTGCTTCGGTTATTCCTTTTGCGATGGTTCGGTAAGGGTTAGCGTCGGTACCATCCCCAGTAGCATCGCTACCTGTGGTGGCGACGTAGACTGTGTCCATTCCTAATTTGAAGTCAGCGGTATCCCGGTAGATATTATCTTCCCCAGGAAGTACAGTTACTTCTTGAGTGGATGGTTGGTGTCCTGGTGCGCTGGCGGTTACTTGGAAATTAGTGGAACTGCTTTTAAAGTTCAGAGAATAAGTACCGGCGACGTTGGTAGTGGTTGAAATGGTTTCTCCGCTACTGGTAGTGGTTACGGTTACTCCGGGGAATGGGTTTCCATCGGAACACTTCTCCACTTTACCACTGATACTAACATCCTGTAGGGTTTCTTGGGTTTCTAGATCCGGAGTATCATTTACAGCAGATATGGTGATGTTTTCATCGGCAGTTGCTGCTGATACTGTTCCTATGCATATTAAGATGAATGCAAGTGCTAATGTCAGCTTTATTAGTTTGTTTTTTATCGTTTTCACCTCCTTTTACAGTTTTTAATTCATAGTATCATGTAATTCAAGTCGACAATGTGAACAATTTATTACACATCCAGATATTTATCTTAAATGACAATATTGTCCACATTCTCATTAATATGTTATCACAAACCATATTAACTCTTTGCCGGAAAAGGTATGCGGAAATTCAACTTCCGACGTGAAAATTAAACAAAATTACAAAAAAATATATATTAATTAAAAATATTCCATTTGCCCCGTAAAAAAAGGCCTTAATATTTAGGGTTAAAAAATCGATAATTAAAAAATCATTTGTTATTATTCCTTTTAATGCAGTAAAAAAATAGATAATCATTTTATTTAATCATTTTATTCCCATTCTAAAGACCCCTGTGAGTGTTATACAATTGATATCTTTGATAAGTCAATTGTTTGGCAAAATAAATGGTTAAAGGAGATAGTTAGAAGTTAAATGTTCTATTTAGGAACATGAGTTCCTATTTATGGGCGTAGTAGAACCTTAACTTCCCATCTTCTTTCTTATCCAATCTGGCAAATCCAATCCTTTCTAGCTGTACCACTTCACCTTCTTTTACACCTTTCAGGGTTGACTCTGCAAATCCTGTAACCCGCGATGCATCAGGCATTACCATCTCGGTTTCAACTGCACCTTCGGTGGGCACCCATTGCACTATCTTGGCTTTGGCTTCCCGGGCTTCATCAATACCTTCACTGTGATACTTTGCCTCGCCATCCTGGAAGATAATGTTCACAGCATCCATTAACCTCAGAACCTGATCAGATTGTGAGAGTATGTCCTCATCACTGAGGTAGACTTTTCCATTAAATTCCAGGCTGCGCATTCCCAGGTCCAGATGGTCGGGGTGTAGTGGTCTTTCCACATTTCCCAATAATGATTCAGGCACACCCTCTATCTCCACCAACTCTGGGTTTTCCACCATAAAGTACCGGTTGGCCTTATCTTCCAGGAAGGAACGGTTTAATCCGTAGATCTTCTTCCAGGTTACGGTGGAGTCAGCTATTTTCACCCCGATCTCCATCATCAACTCCTTTATAGCCAGGGATTGTATACCCCTACGGGCTATGGCCCGGATGGTTCCCAATCGGGGGTCATCCCAGCCACTGTAGACACCTTCTTCAATACCCTGACGTGCCTGGGAGGTGGATAAACTGACATCATCCATTTTCAGTCTTCCGTAGTGGATGAAGTGTGGTACATCCCAGCCCATGTGATGGTAGAGGTATTCCTGTTTTTCACTGTTGGCCAGGTGGTCCTTACCCCGCAAAACATGGGTAACCCCCAGGAGGTGGTCGTCCACTGCCACCGAGAAGTTCATCATGGGATAAACCCGGTACTGTTTACCAATACGGGGGTGCTCATCTTCCACAACCCTCATGGCCACCCAGTCCCTTATGGCAGGGTTTTTGTGCTCTATGTCAGTTTTTACCCGGAGAACCATTTCACCCTCACCGGTTTCTGGCATTTTCTCCCATAGCTTTAAATTCTCCTCCACACTGGCATCCCGGTGGGGGCAGCTTTGGGAGGAGTCCTTGAGTTCTTTGAACACGTCCCCTGGGCAGGTGCACATGTAGGCCCCTCCCAGTTTGATGAGTTCCAGGGCGTGTTCATAGTAGATTTCCATCCGGTCGGACTGGATGATCTCTTCATCCCAATCCACTCCCATCCACTTCAGGTCTTCCGGTATCATCTGGTAAGCAGAAGGGTCCACCCTTCGTGGGTCTGTGTCTTCAACCCGTAGGATTAGCTTACCCTGGTATCGTTTACTGTATTCCTGGTTTAAAACTGCTGCCCGTGCATGCCCTATATGGAGGGGTCCTGATGGATTTGGAGCAAAACGCAGAACCACTTTCCCCTCAGCACCGGGTAGATCAGAGAGTCCCTTGACCTTTTCTTCCTTCTTCTTTTCCTGGTAACCTCCCAGGTTGTCCAGTTCTTCCTTCTGGGCTTCAGGGCTTAATTGGTTTACCTGGGCGGTGATCTGCCCGGCTAGTCTTGATACATCCTTGGCCTGTTTCCGGTATTCAGGGTGTCCGGACATTATCATCCCGATCACTGCCCCGGGCTGGGCCTGACCCCCGTGTTTGGCGGCGTTGATCAGTGCTTGTTTTCGAACCAGTTCTTCCAGTTTATCCATTGTATAATCACTTCGTCTTCATTTAATGAGTTAGAAATAAAAGAATTTGAGTAAAATTTTAAGAAAAACAATTAGTTTAGGGGATTTAAATGACAATCCCCAATTATTAGTGAGTAAAAAACTTCTACGTGCTCTGTTTAATGACCTGACTTAAAAGAAGTTTTATAACTCCTTTTCAGTGCAAGGCCTAATGACTCCTTTCCAGTACAAAGTCAGCCACCCTGATGAGTGCTTCCTTGGCTGGACTGTCGTCCAGGATGTCCAGTAACTGTTTGGCCTGGTTCACATCTTCCTGAGCCACCTGCCAGGCGTATTGTATGGATCCATATTTTTCCATGATCTCCATGGCCTCAGTGACATGTTCATCACCCTCTTCCTTGAGGATGGCCAGTAAACGTTCCCGGTCTTCTTCACTAGCCTTGGATAGTGCGTTCACCACCAGGAGGGTCATTTTTCCTTCCACAATGTCACTACCCACTGGTTTTCCCAGGTCCTCATCACTGCTGGCCACATCCAAGTAGTCATCCTGTATCTGGAAGGCCATTCCTATGAGTCGACCGTACTCTGCCAGGGCTTCCACCTGTTCCGGTGTCCCTCCACCGAGTATGGCTCCGGCTTTGGTGGCGGCAGCTATTAGGGCTGCGGTTTTCTTGTAGATCATGGTGAGGTATTCTTCTTCCCGGACATCTTCCCGTTCTGAGAATCCCATGTCCAGTGCCTGGCCTTCACAGATCTTCACGCAGCTATCCACCACGGTGTGCAGGGCCGGTAGGATGTTCTCCGGTGCCACCCCATCGTCCTCACTTTTCATTACCGTGGCAAATGCTTTGGAGAATAGGGTGTCCCCGGCCAGAATGGCCATGGGTTCTCCCCATAGTACGTGTACTGAGGGTTTTCCCCTCCTTTTTTCGTCCTGGTCCATGATATCGTCGTGGATCAGGCTAAAGGTGTGGATGAGTTCCACTGCGGCTCCAGTTTTAAGGGCGGATTCCACTTCACCACCCACTGCTTCGGCACTTAAAACCACCAGTGATGGTCTGAGTTTCTTCCCACCGGCTTTAACCAGATGTTCCGATGCCTGGCGAAGGGTTTCAGGGTCCACTGTTTCCAGGGCCCTGTTTATCTCCTGATCTATGTCTGCAGAGTATCTTTTGAGGATCTCGGTTACTTCCAGTTTTGATTCCATTAAACTCCTCCGTTGAAAACCTGTGCCTGTCCATTTCTCAGTACGTGAATATTGTTACCCATTTTGTACCCTTCTTCCTCAGCCATCTCGGTGTAGGCGGCTAGCATGTCCAGGCTCCCGTGGGCAGGTATGATGTGTTCTGGTTGTAGCATTCGTATGAAGTCCCGGTGGTCTTCCCGGCCGGCGTGTCCGGATACGTGGGCGTTGGTGTAAATCCTGGCCCCGTGATCCTTCAAACGTCGCTCCATCAGGTTCCGGTTGGCCACGTTGGTGGGGTTGGGTATGATTGGTGCGCTTATAACCACGTTATCCCCTGGTGCCACGTTGAAGTGGGTTCTTCCACTGGCTATCCTTGGTAAGAGAGCGTCTGGTTCTCCCTGGTGTCCGGTGGTTACCAGTATGTAGTCGGATCGGTTTTCCTCTGCCCTGGCCAGTGCCCGGTTAACTGATTTGGGGCTTCCGAAGAGGCTGGCCCCCTTAGGGAGATCCAGTATTCCTATTTTTTCGGCTATGCTCCCGAACCGTTCCATGGATCTTCCCAGCAGGAGGATTTTTCGGTTGCTTTCCTGGGCTATGTTACAGATGGCCTGTATACGTTCGATGTGACTGCTGAAGGTGGTTACCAGCAATCCTTCATTGGCTGGGAGGATGTCCTTCATTATATCCTCCAGGACTATTCTGGCTACCTTCTCGGAGTGGGTTTTCTCCTGCTGTTTTTCGGTCATCCTGGTGGTTTCCACAATAAGTGCCAGTACTCCCTTTTTACCCAGTTGCCTTAGGCGTTGGTAGTTTGGGGGTGGGCTGAGCATCATGTGGTTGTCGAATTTGAAGTCCAGTGCATAGACAATGATACCTTCAGGGGTGTGCAGCACTGCGTTAACTGCCTGGGGTATACTGTGGGTGGTGTGCACGAATTCCAGGGTGATATCTGGGGAAAGCTGCATTTTTTCTCCGGCGTTTAGGACCTGGAGGGGGTTGGATACTTCGAATTTCCTCTCCTGTTTTATACTGTTTTCCACCAGTGCCAGGGTGTAGGGTGTTCCAATGAGGGGTGCGTCGTAGCGGTGGGCTAGTTTGGCCACTGCTCCGATGTGGTCCAGGTGTCCGTGGCTGAATACTATGGCCCGTACCTTACCATCCACATCCTTCATCAGGGTGTCGTCTGGTATGACTCCCCTTTCAATTAAATCTAAACTGTGCATACGGGCGATGTCGGTGTCTTCATGGATGTGCACCCGATCCAGGTTGATTCCCATGTCGAATATTATTACATCCTCCCCCACTTTCACTGCGGACATGTTTTTGCCCACTTCTTCATAGCCTCCAATGGCAATTACTTCTACACTCATAAGGATGACCTCCTTGCATAAATTTTGGTATTGTAGCCCCTTTCCTGGAGCCATTCTCTTGTTTTTCCCTGGATTACCAGGTCTGTTTTTTGTAATTCTTTCAGGTTGCCTGCTCCTACTAAGAACATGGCTACCTTGATTTCCTCCAGGAATCTGGAAAAGAATTTGAAGAGTGCTTCTTCACCCAAGTATGATGCTTTGAGAACTGGTAATGCCATTCCCACTGCATCGGCCCCTAGGGCTAGTGCTTTTACTGCTTCTAATCCGTTTCTTATTCCTCCGGAGGATATGATTGGTATCTGTACTGATTGGCTTACTTCCACGGTACTGGCTGCGGTTGGTATGCCCCAGTCCCAGTAGAGCTCGCCCATGGTTTTATCCTGGCTGCGGTAGGTTTCAACTGCCGCCCAGCTAGTTCCACCAGCCCCGGCCACATCGATGGCCTGGACACCGGCTTTTTCCAGGGATAGGGCATCGTTTCCACTGATACCGGCCCCGGTTTCCTTGGCTATTACCGGGATGTTCATTTCTTCCACGGTTTTCTGGATGTTTTCCAGGTATCCTCTGGTGTCCACATCTCCCTCTGGCTGGATTGCCTCCTGCAGGGGGTTTAAGTGTATGGCCAGTGCATCCAGGTCCATCATCTCCCCGGCCTCGTGGGCCTGTTCCATTTGGGGTGCTCCTATGTTCCCTATTAAGAGGGCTTCGGGGGCTTCTTCCCGGGCGATGGTGTAGGTTGATGCCAGTTCCGGGTTTTCAACTGCTGCTCTCTGGCTTCCCAGTCCCAGGCCGATGTTGAGTTTTTCTGCTACTCGGGCCAGTTTCTGGTTTACTTCCACTGAGGAGGGGTGTCCTCCAGTGATAGCGGTTATTATTATGGGTGAATCCATCTTTTTCCCAAGTAGGGAGGTGGATAAGTCTATTTCTTCCTGGTTTACTTCAGGAAGGGCTTTGTGGACGAGTTCCACATCTTTGAATCCTGTTTTTTTATGGTATTCCACATCGCTGTGGGTGCATAATAGCAAATGCTCTAATTTTCTATCTGAA
This DNA window, taken from Methanobacterium subterraneum, encodes the following:
- a CDS encoding DUF11 domain-containing protein, whose product is MKTIKNKLIKLTLALAFILICIGTVSAATADENITISAVNDTPDLETQETLQDVSISGKVEKCSDGNPFPGVTVTTTSSGETISTTTNVAGTYSLNFKSSSTNFQVTASAPGHQPSTQEVTVLPGEDNIYRDTADFKLGMDTVYVATTGSDATGDGTDANPYRTIAKGITEANPDGTVNVADGTYQEHLTIGKNVNLIGASQTGTIIDGTSNGRPVTINGGVTVTMSYFTIQNGRVTGDYVYGGGIYNNGNLTLNNCTVKTNQANPTTFYGSSYGGGIYNAGIMTIKGSTVEYNYATGYYAYGGGINNWGAMTIEDSTVQNNNAMSSSDEAQGGGIYNEDTLTIINSTIKGNTAWSTYPDDAYGGGIYNYGTLIMDNTNMEGNIARGYYAVGGGIYNFYGNMEISNSNINQNLAEASNTSSYGGGIYLNNGSLTLTNSNINQNTVTGQSGYSAEGGGIYNSGANMNINGGSVSSNRVNGGDAKGGGISIGGYHNTVAINGCTIQDNAIYSTSTANGGGIYYLAGYGYNTATMTITDSTIKGNTATNGGGICNYQSTLTITGSTIQENNAIVGAGIWSSGTTSISDSTITGNIASIQGGGIDHRGGTLTVTETDITHNTATSYGGGISNDGTLNIQNSAINDNTAMFGGGIYNIDREVVLDNTELLRNTATGGGVNGARGGAIFNHYGAVTIDNSKINYNTANALSTDSFGGGIYTWGGSLTVTNSNINHNTATAVSNVYGGGIYTSDSVVTMNFNRIVGNSPKAIYHSLDSQYGTVNAEYNWWGSNYDAITSYFGSVDLWPWLYMTFQADPTTIQQGDTSTLTANFNNAWDGENPVTPFDPAIGHLPDGTLVTFTTDLGQVGSQTVDKPTVNGVATATLTGTESGLANLSATLDDETLTLNVEVENDPCANVTITKTGNGPLNVGDTGTFTVSLHNNGPDAAHNVAVTDVDVPSGWTVTPSVGSWDSATKTWSVGTLNNGDSATLTISGLVTAAMAGTTLTNTVTETQDELNQETQTATASITVNTLSPKADLYINSWSSKSNPHVGEIFTITFKLGNRGPNTAENVVFTLPLPDGVEFVDVKVDQGTVTYDPATRTITWTLGDVIVGDPYAWVNVRALNLGSFIFRPTLTTDTDDPNLESNIQRLTLNVQVAGGSTETVHAQTVGMQETGTPMVGIVLAVLMVIGGFISTRKKQ
- a CDS encoding glutamate--tRNA ligase is translated as MDKLEELVRKQALINAAKHGGQAQPGAVIGMIMSGHPEYRKQAKDVSRLAGQITAQVNQLSPEAQKEELDNLGGYQEKKKEEKVKGLSDLPGAEGKVVLRFAPNPSGPLHIGHARAAVLNQEYSKRYQGKLILRVEDTDPRRVDPSAYQMIPEDLKWMGVDWDEEIIQSDRMEIYYEHALELIKLGGAYMCTCPGDVFKELKDSSQSCPHRDASVEENLKLWEKMPETGEGEMVLRVKTDIEHKNPAIRDWVAMRVVEDEHPRIGKQYRVYPMMNFSVAVDDHLLGVTHVLRGKDHLANSEKQEYLYHHMGWDVPHFIHYGRLKMDDVSLSTSQARQGIEEGVYSGWDDPRLGTIRAIARRGIQSLAIKELMMEIGVKIADSTVTWKKIYGLNRSFLEDKANRYFMVENPELVEIEGVPESLLGNVERPLHPDHLDLGMRSLEFNGKVYLSDEDILSQSDQVLRLMDAVNIIFQDGEAKYHSEGIDEAREAKAKIVQWVPTEGAVETEMVMPDASRVTGFAESTLKGVKEGEVVQLERIGFARLDKKEDGKLRFYYAHK
- the idsA gene encoding short chain isoprenyl diphosphate synthase IdsA, whose protein sequence is MESKLEVTEILKRYSADIDQEINRALETVDPETLRQASEHLVKAGGKKLRPSLVVLSAEAVGGEVESALKTGAAVELIHTFSLIHDDIMDQDEKRRGKPSVHVLWGEPMAILAGDTLFSKAFATVMKSEDDGVAPENILPALHTVVDSCVKICEGQALDMGFSEREDVREEEYLTMIYKKTAALIAAATKAGAILGGGTPEQVEALAEYGRLIGMAFQIQDDYLDVASSDEDLGKPVGSDIVEGKMTLLVVNALSKASEEDRERLLAILKEEGDEHVTEAMEIMEKYGSIQYAWQVAQEDVNQAKQLLDILDDSPAKEALIRVADFVLERSH
- a CDS encoding RNase J family beta-CASP ribonuclease translates to MSVEVIAIGGYEEVGKNMSAVKVGEDVIIFDMGINLDRVHIHEDTDIARMHSLDLIERGVIPDDTLMKDVDGKVRAIVFSHGHLDHIGAVAKLAHRYDAPLIGTPYTLALVENSIKQERKFEVSNPLQVLNAGEKMQLSPDITLEFVHTTHSIPQAVNAVLHTPEGIIVYALDFKFDNHMMLSPPPNYQRLRQLGKKGVLALIVETTRMTEKQQEKTHSEKVARIVLEDIMKDILPANEGLLVTTFSSHIERIQAICNIAQESNRKILLLGRSMERFGSIAEKIGILDLPKGASLFGSPKSVNRALARAEENRSDYILVTTGHQGEPDALLPRIASGRTHFNVAPGDNVVISAPIIPNPTNVANRNLMERRLKDHGARIYTNAHVSGHAGREDHRDFIRMLQPEHIIPAHGSLDMLAAYTEMAEEEGYKMGNNIHVLRNGQAQVFNGGV
- the fni gene encoding type 2 isopentenyl-diphosphate Delta-isomerase — protein: MISDRKLEHLLLCTHSDVEYHKKTGFKDVELVHKALPEVNQEEIDLSTSLLGKKMDSPIIITAITGGHPSSVEVNQKLARVAEKLNIGLGLGSQRAAVENPELASTYTIAREEAPEALLIGNIGAPQMEQAHEAGEMMDLDALAIHLNPLQEAIQPEGDVDTRGYLENIQKTVEEMNIPVIAKETGAGISGNDALSLEKAGVQAIDVAGAGGTSWAAVETYRSQDKTMGELYWDWGIPTAASTVEVSQSVQIPIISSGGIRNGLEAVKALALGADAVGMALPVLKASYLGEEALFKFFSRFLEEIKVAMFLVGAGNLKELQKTDLVIQGKTREWLQERGYNTKIYARRSSL